Proteins encoded by one window of Pseudonocardia sp. HH130629-09:
- a CDS encoding acyl-CoA dehydrogenase family protein produces MTAPTTPYTELGEALGTDFFSVRDQFTDEQWQRFADTRTFVDSEVLPDINDYWERAELPWHLFRRLPELGVVGEDIQGYGAAGMSPLALGLVHVELHRGDGSLGTFLGVHAGLAMKAIAMCGSEEQKQRWLPSMSTMDSLGAFALTEPMHGSDSVALETTATRDGDHWVLRGSKRWIGNGSVADLVVVWARDTDSGEVLGFVVETPAEGYRATVIPGKVSLRALWQADIELDGVRVPEENRLARARTFADCAAVLATTRGTCAWMALGHATAGYDAALRYALEREQFGKPLASFQIVQQRLVAMLADLTGMQLYCVQSARLAEAGKLSPTVAGLAKMHNTRTARKILSEARDLLGGNGILLEHHVVRHWADIEAIHTFEGTETIQTLIVGRDVTGISAFT; encoded by the coding sequence ATGACCGCACCGACCACCCCGTACACCGAGCTGGGCGAGGCCCTGGGCACCGACTTCTTCTCGGTGCGCGACCAGTTCACCGACGAGCAGTGGCAGCGCTTCGCCGACACCCGCACGTTCGTCGACTCCGAGGTCCTCCCCGACATCAACGACTACTGGGAGCGCGCCGAGCTGCCCTGGCACCTGTTCCGGCGGCTGCCGGAGCTCGGGGTCGTCGGCGAGGACATCCAGGGCTACGGGGCGGCCGGGATGAGCCCGCTCGCGCTCGGCCTCGTGCACGTGGAGCTGCACCGCGGCGACGGCTCGCTCGGCACGTTCCTCGGGGTGCACGCGGGCCTGGCGATGAAGGCGATCGCGATGTGCGGCTCGGAGGAGCAGAAGCAGCGCTGGCTGCCGTCGATGTCGACCATGGACTCCCTCGGCGCGTTCGCGCTGACCGAGCCGATGCACGGCTCGGACTCGGTCGCGCTGGAGACCACCGCGACCCGCGACGGCGACCACTGGGTGCTGCGCGGGTCCAAGCGCTGGATCGGCAACGGCAGCGTCGCGGACCTGGTGGTCGTGTGGGCGCGCGACACCGACTCCGGGGAGGTGCTCGGGTTCGTCGTCGAGACCCCGGCGGAGGGATACCGTGCCACCGTCATCCCGGGGAAGGTGTCGCTGCGGGCGCTCTGGCAGGCCGACATCGAGCTGGACGGCGTCCGGGTGCCGGAGGAGAACCGGCTGGCGCGGGCCCGGACGTTCGCCGACTGCGCCGCGGTGCTGGCGACCACCCGGGGCACCTGCGCCTGGATGGCGCTGGGCCACGCGACCGCCGGCTACGACGCCGCCCTGCGCTACGCCCTGGAACGCGAGCAGTTCGGCAAGCCGCTGGCGAGCTTCCAGATCGTGCAGCAGCGGCTCGTCGCGATGCTCGCCGACCTGACCGGCATGCAGCTCTACTGCGTGCAGTCCGCGCGCCTGGCCGAGGCGGGGAAGCTGTCCCCGACCGTCGCGGGGCTGGCGAAGATGCACAACACCCGGACCGCCCGCAAGATCCTCTCGGAGGCGCGGGACCTGCTGGGTGGCAACGGCATCCTGCTGGAGCACCACGTCGTCCGGCACTGGGCCGACATCGAGGCGATCCACACCTTCGAGGGCACCGAGACGATCCAGACCCTCATCGTGGGCCGCGACGTGACCGGGATCAGCGCGTTCACCTGA
- a CDS encoding TetR/AcrR family transcriptional regulator produces the protein MTARRAQRREPRQERSRAMVERIVAAGREVLVTRGYDGASTNRIAAVAGVSPGSLYQYFPDKDAVLTEVLDRYLDAMEARVSRAFVDSVATAGPGAGTATAVRATLDALLDTFGEEPDLLRVIVEQLPRSPGGRRAAFAGRIDDLVTTVLPTRGAGDTDAARAAAWTVVRTVEHLTTGYVLERPGFAREVVVDELTALVAGYLDAHLSGGRVASDGPS, from the coding sequence GTGACCGCCCGCCGGGCCCAGCGCCGCGAGCCGCGACAGGAGCGGTCCCGGGCGATGGTGGAGCGGATCGTCGCCGCGGGCCGGGAGGTACTGGTCACCCGCGGGTACGACGGCGCGTCGACGAACCGGATCGCGGCCGTCGCCGGGGTGTCGCCCGGGTCGCTCTACCAGTACTTCCCGGACAAGGACGCGGTGCTCACCGAGGTGCTGGACCGCTACCTCGACGCGATGGAGGCTCGCGTCTCGCGCGCGTTCGTCGACTCGGTCGCCACGGCCGGGCCGGGCGCCGGGACCGCCACGGCGGTGCGCGCGACGCTGGACGCGCTGCTCGACACGTTCGGCGAGGAGCCGGACCTGCTGCGGGTGATCGTCGAGCAGCTGCCGCGCTCCCCCGGCGGGCGCCGTGCCGCGTTCGCCGGCCGGATCGACGACCTGGTCACGACGGTGCTGCCGACCCGCGGGGCCGGGGACACCGACGCGGCGCGGGCCGCGGCGTGGACGGTCGTGCGGACCGTCGAGCACCTGACCACCGGCTACGTGCTGGAACGGCCGGGGTTCGCGCGGGAGGTCGTCGTCGACGAGCTGACCGCGCTGGTGGCGGGCTACCTGGACGCGCACCTGTCCGGTGGGCGGGTGGCGTCCGACGGGCCGTCCTGA
- a CDS encoding oxygenase MpaB family protein, with protein sequence MLAEPPVAPRRFHSAPERAARIARPLGLVVGVRDPDPALLAEIGRRTLTRDETGAALARAMGRDRDDPQRVTMRALHTALAAGAAPADAPPALRDFFAAVTPDPDWLDRDLLERGARAYRRLGRSRDDVLLSLSLIGGYRYGGPTELLVRTGGLTGAGAMRRLGETQAWAFAVSRPGGMEAGGEGWAATLQVRAMHALVAERFERGDRYDVDTHGLPINQSDAAATLGLFNSTAILGCRLLGRHVPRADGAAIMHLWRYVGWLIGVDDDWLFDTEREQNAFNHHIVLAQGEVTPAGPQLAGTLVESLLVARTARGRRWLERRSDRRVEADLARRFGREKPGPRDLPA encoded by the coding sequence ATGCTGGCGGAGCCGCCCGTCGCCCCGCGACGCTTCCACAGTGCGCCCGAACGCGCGGCGCGCATCGCCCGTCCGCTCGGCCTGGTGGTCGGGGTCCGCGACCCCGACCCGGCACTGCTGGCCGAGATCGGCCGCCGGACGCTCACCCGTGACGAGACCGGCGCCGCCCTGGCCCGCGCGATGGGTCGCGACCGCGACGACCCGCAGCGGGTGACCATGCGCGCCCTGCACACCGCGCTCGCCGCGGGTGCCGCGCCGGCCGACGCGCCGCCCGCGCTGCGGGACTTCTTCGCCGCCGTCACCCCGGACCCGGACTGGCTCGACCGGGACCTGCTCGAACGCGGCGCCCGCGCCTACCGCAGGCTCGGCCGCAGCCGCGACGACGTGCTGCTCAGCCTGTCGCTGATCGGCGGATACCGCTACGGCGGCCCCACCGAGCTGCTCGTCCGCACCGGCGGGCTCACCGGCGCCGGCGCGATGCGACGCCTCGGCGAGACCCAGGCGTGGGCGTTCGCCGTCAGCCGCCCCGGCGGCATGGAGGCCGGTGGGGAGGGCTGGGCGGCCACGCTGCAGGTGCGTGCGATGCACGCGCTCGTTGCGGAGCGGTTCGAACGCGGCGACCGCTACGACGTCGACACCCACGGTCTGCCGATCAACCAGTCCGACGCCGCGGCCACGCTCGGGCTGTTCAACAGCACCGCGATTCTCGGCTGCCGCCTGCTCGGACGGCACGTCCCGCGCGCCGACGGCGCCGCGATCATGCACCTGTGGCGCTACGTCGGGTGGCTCATCGGCGTCGACGACGACTGGCTGTTCGACACCGAGCGCGAGCAGAACGCGTTCAACCACCACATCGTGCTGGCCCAGGGCGAGGTCACCCCGGCAGGCCCGCAGCTCGCGGGCACCCTGGTCGAGTCGCTGCTCGTCGCGCGGACGGCCCGGGGGCGGCGGTGGCTGGAGCGGCGCTCGGACCGCCGTGTCGAGGCCGACCTGGCCCGCCGGTTCGGCCGCGAGAAGCCCGGCCCGCGCGACCTGCCCGCCTGA
- a CDS encoding VOC family protein yields MTDAPIAMFRLFALDCPDPMELARFYSALTGWPVSGPTDADPDWVELDPGGTAATLAFQQISEGEFTPPEWPGQVRPQRGHVDFVVPDLDAGEAAVLAIGARKHDVQPAQASFRVFLDPIGHPFCLVKE; encoded by the coding sequence ATGACCGATGCGCCGATCGCCATGTTCCGTCTCTTCGCACTCGACTGCCCGGACCCGATGGAGCTCGCCCGGTTCTACTCGGCGCTCACCGGCTGGCCGGTGAGCGGTCCCACCGACGCCGACCCGGACTGGGTCGAGCTCGACCCGGGTGGGACGGCCGCCACGCTGGCGTTCCAGCAGATCTCCGAGGGGGAGTTCACCCCGCCCGAGTGGCCCGGGCAGGTGCGCCCGCAGCGCGGGCACGTCGACTTCGTCGTGCCCGACCTCGACGCCGGGGAGGCCGCGGTGCTGGCGATCGGGGCGCGCAAGCACGACGTCCAGCCCGCGCAGGCGAGCTTCCGGGTGTTCCTCGACCCGATCGGGCACCCGTTCTGCCTGGTCAAGGAGTAG
- a CDS encoding cysteine dioxygenase, with protein MSAPASVPTGLSVPRSTRPGHGPARPRPRVPHARPVTAPTPYGLEDLQELTREIAAEVRAGQHEVVVDPDRRWYRLLRSDGFVDVWLISWATEQIAELHDHAGSLGALTVVSGSLTERRWSGPSGLRTRTLRHGRGAGFPLGHVHDVANTAEAPAVSVHAYSPPLSAMSYYDVEEVAGTTGHHRLRRTRTELVEPGQGVG; from the coding sequence GTGTCCGCGCCTGCCTCCGTGCCCACCGGTCTGTCCGTTCCCCGCTCGACCCGTCCCGGGCACGGTCCCGCCCGCCCCCGGCCGCGTGTCCCGCACGCGCGGCCCGTCACCGCGCCCACCCCGTACGGCCTCGAGGACCTGCAGGAGCTGACCCGCGAGATCGCCGCCGAGGTGCGCGCCGGGCAGCACGAGGTCGTCGTCGACCCGGACCGTCGCTGGTACCGGCTGCTGCGCAGTGACGGCTTCGTCGACGTCTGGCTGATCAGCTGGGCCACCGAGCAGATCGCGGAGCTGCACGACCACGCCGGCTCGCTCGGCGCGCTGACCGTGGTGTCGGGCTCGCTGACCGAGCGCCGCTGGAGCGGCCCGTCCGGGCTGCGCACACGCACCCTGCGCCACGGCCGCGGCGCCGGGTTCCCGCTGGGCCACGTGCACGACGTCGCGAACACCGCCGAGGCCCCCGCGGTGAGCGTGCACGCCTACTCGCCGCCGCTGTCGGCGATGTCGTACTACGACGTCGAGGAGGTCGCGGGCACCACCGGGCACCACCGCCTGCGCCGCACCCGCACCGAGCTCGTCGAACCCGGGCAGGGTGTCGGATGA
- a CDS encoding rhodanese-like domain-containing protein, translating to MSRTVADLLVAARAWLDRPTPPRAAELAAAGAHLVDTRPGWQRREEGQIPGALVIERNHLEWRLDPTSDARLPEAVDHDVTWVLFCSEGYSSSLAAASLQDIGLHRATDVDGGFRAWAAAGLPVEPGQDGPSDATRPPDRCASR from the coding sequence ATGAGCCGCACCGTCGCCGACCTGCTCGTCGCCGCGCGCGCCTGGCTCGACCGACCCACCCCGCCGCGCGCTGCGGAGCTCGCCGCCGCCGGGGCGCACCTGGTCGACACCCGGCCGGGCTGGCAGCGCCGCGAGGAGGGGCAGATCCCCGGCGCGCTGGTGATCGAGCGCAACCACCTGGAGTGGCGGCTCGACCCGACCTCCGACGCCCGCCTCCCCGAGGCCGTCGACCACGACGTCACCTGGGTGCTGTTCTGCTCGGAGGGCTACAGCTCCAGTCTGGCCGCCGCGTCGCTGCAGGACATCGGATTGCACCGGGCGACCGACGTCGACGGCGGGTTCCGCGCCTGGGCCGCGGCCGGACTCCCGGTCGAGCCCGGTCAGGACGGCCCGTCGGACGCCACCCGCCCACCGGACAGGTGCGCGTCCAGGTAG
- a CDS encoding SDR family NAD(P)-dependent oxidoreductase, producing the protein MTNDKVWFLTGASRGFGRLWAEAALRRGDRVAATARDARTLDGLVAAHGDAVLPISLDVTDRPAVIDAVRRTVEHFGRLDIVVNNAGYGHFGAVEELSEDEIRAQMETNFFGGLWVLQAALPVLRRQRSGHLVTVTSEGGVRAFPGIGAYHASKWAVEGLTQSLAGEVRELGIRVTNVEPGPYATGWLDATRHSAPQPDYDHVRDSAGTFDVGEPEATVPALLAVVDAEDPPLRVFFGRSFEAVRAQYLAQIAEWERWQDVALEAFGPVRAG; encoded by the coding sequence ATGACGAACGACAAGGTGTGGTTCCTGACCGGCGCGTCGCGGGGCTTCGGGCGCCTGTGGGCCGAGGCCGCGCTGCGGCGCGGTGACCGGGTCGCAGCGACGGCGCGGGACGCGCGCACGCTCGACGGCCTCGTCGCCGCCCACGGCGACGCCGTGCTCCCGATCTCGCTCGACGTCACCGACCGCCCGGCGGTGATCGACGCCGTCCGCCGGACCGTCGAGCACTTCGGCCGGCTCGACATCGTCGTGAACAACGCGGGGTACGGGCACTTCGGTGCCGTCGAGGAGCTGAGCGAGGACGAGATCCGTGCGCAGATGGAGACCAACTTCTTCGGCGGGCTGTGGGTGCTGCAGGCCGCCCTGCCCGTCCTCCGCCGCCAGCGCAGCGGACATCTCGTCACCGTGACGAGCGAGGGTGGCGTCCGCGCGTTCCCCGGGATCGGCGCGTACCACGCGTCGAAGTGGGCGGTGGAGGGGCTCACGCAGTCCCTCGCAGGCGAGGTCCGCGAGCTCGGGATCCGCGTCACGAACGTCGAGCCCGGCCCGTACGCGACAGGGTGGCTCGACGCCACCCGGCACAGCGCGCCGCAGCCTGACTACGACCACGTCCGGGACTCCGCGGGGACCTTCGACGTCGGGGAACCGGAGGCGACGGTCCCCGCGCTGCTCGCCGTCGTCGACGCCGAGGACCCGCCGCTGCGGGTGTTCTTCGGCCGCTCGTTCGAGGCCGTCCGAGCGCAGTACCTGGCACAGATCGCGGAGTGGGAGCGCTGGCAGGACGTGGCCCTGGAGGCGTTCGGGCCGGTCCGGGCCGGCTGA
- a CDS encoding LysR family transcriptional regulator: MAELTVAGLRTVFEVARQGSFSGAATVLGYTQSAVSRQVAATEAAAGSELFERLPRGVRPTAAGEVVVRRAGRVLAELDGALEEVAGVRDRFAGSLVASGFPTATAVLLPRAVARTRARHPGLRVALQEAASPVQVRRLRAGQVEVAVVAVGDGLPAPDLDGLRAETLHVPRGSGVAVGRAHRLADRDVLDVEDLVGETWVAGAGPAGEPQFGAWPGLSEPHIGYEARHWATRFGLVAAGLAVTVVPGLAADSVPRDVRWIPVRNPVVPDRALLAVTAGAPSGAASALVRAIREEAAALGAPATP; the protein is encoded by the coding sequence ATGGCCGAGCTGACCGTCGCCGGGTTGCGGACCGTGTTCGAGGTGGCCCGGCAGGGCTCGTTCAGCGGCGCGGCGACCGTGCTCGGGTACACGCAGTCGGCGGTGTCCCGGCAGGTCGCGGCCACGGAGGCGGCCGCGGGCTCGGAGCTGTTCGAGCGGTTGCCGCGCGGGGTGCGGCCGACGGCCGCCGGTGAGGTCGTCGTCCGGCGGGCGGGCCGGGTGCTCGCCGAGCTCGACGGGGCGCTCGAGGAGGTCGCCGGAGTGCGCGACCGCTTCGCCGGGAGTCTCGTGGCGTCGGGGTTCCCGACGGCGACGGCGGTGCTGCTGCCGAGGGCCGTCGCCAGGACGCGTGCCCGGCACCCTGGCCTGCGGGTCGCCCTGCAGGAGGCGGCGAGCCCGGTCCAGGTGCGACGGTTGCGTGCCGGACAGGTGGAGGTGGCGGTGGTCGCGGTGGGCGACGGGCTCCCCGCGCCGGACCTCGACGGCCTGCGTGCCGAGACGCTGCACGTCCCCCGTGGCTCGGGAGTCGCCGTCGGCCGGGCGCACCGGCTCGCCGACCGGGACGTGCTCGACGTGGAGGACCTGGTCGGCGAGACCTGGGTGGCCGGAGCGGGCCCGGCCGGCGAGCCGCAGTTCGGCGCGTGGCCGGGCCTGTCCGAGCCGCACATCGGCTACGAGGCGCGCCACTGGGCGACCCGGTTCGGGCTGGTAGCCGCCGGGCTGGCCGTCACCGTGGTGCCCGGCCTGGCCGCGGACTCGGTGCCGCGCGACGTGCGCTGGATCCCGGTGCGCAACCCGGTCGTGCCGGACCGTGCGCTGCTCGCGGTCACCGCCGGCGCGCCGTCGGGCGCCGCCTCGGCTCTCGTGCGGGCGATCCGGGAGGAGGCGGCGGCATTGGGTGCGCCCGCTACTCCTTGA